The region AATTTTAGCTCCTACCAGGGCACAGACACCGCCCACCATATGGACTGCAGCAGAGCCTGCAAAATCATGAAAGCCCATGTCCGCCAGCCAGCCGCCTCCCCAGATCCAGTGTCCGGTTATGGGATAAATGACTACGCTTATGGCGGCTGAGTAGATTAAGTAAGTGGAAAATTTTGTGCGCTCTGCCATAGCTCCGGAGACGATGGTGGCGGAAGTGGCACAGAATACGGTTTGGAATATCATGTATACGGCTATGGGAAGGCCATTGAACAAGCCGTTTGCGTCGGCCAGAGAATAAGGATCAAAGAATCCGGAACCGCCGAAAAGCCCTGCTACATTGTACCCGAACATGAGAGGGAAGCCCAGTATAAAATAAAAGAGAGAACCAAGAACAAAGTCCATCATATTCTTCATGCAGATGTTTCCCGCATTTTTTGCCCTAGTAAAACCGGTTTCCACCAGGGCAAAGCCGGCCTGCATAAAATAGACCAGAATTGCAGCCAGCATGGTCCATATGATATTCAGTAACAAGGTTGTATTTTCCATAATTTTAGCTCCTCCAATAATTTTTTAATGGTATCATTACAGAATCATAAATCACATCACCCGCATCAGCCTGGGAATACCCGATCCCGAGGGCAGAGACTAAGTCAACCGGGCCTGGCTGTGCTTCATTTCCTTACCGGGAATAAAAATCAGGGATAACCGCTTAAAAAGCAATTATCCCCGTTGATAGTTTATGTCCATTCTGTATGAAATTAAAATCGTGCTCTTTTCGAAAACTACAGTGCCTCCCGGCCATGTTCCCCGGTCCGGATCCGCACCGCATCCTCCACATCGTAAACGAAAATCTTACCGTCTCCGTAGCTGCCCGTGTTGATTTCCTCTACCACGGCATCAATGATCGGGTCGGCCAGTTCCTTTGGTACAACGGTTTCCACTTTGACCTTAGGCAGCAGGTTCACATGATACTTGGTACCGCGGTACATCTGGGTGTAACCTTTTTGATTGCCATACCCCATTACGTTGCTGATCATAAGTCCATTGACCTTGCAGCCTTCCAGAATAGCCTTCAGGCTTTCAAGCTTTTCTGATCTGATGATAATTTCCAGCTTTTTCATACAGCGCATCCTCCTCTATATTTGTTTACAGAAAAAAAGGGCGGTTCCAGTGATGGAACGCCCTTGTTCGGTATACCAACATTATACACGACTGATGTCTCCTGTCAAATACATTTTTTGAAAGGCTTAAACGAAAATTTTGTAAAAAATTCACAAGAATAAAAAATACATGTGGGAATAAAGGACTTGTACTTTTTGGCGTTTTGATATATACTATATACTGTATACAAAAAAATAAAAAAGTACAATCTGAAGGAATTAAAGTGAGGGACGTTTGCCTATGATAAGACATCTGGGATTAAAAGCATACGGAAAGGTGAATCTGGGGCTTGATGTTTTAAGAAAACGGGAAGACGGATACCATGAGGTACGGATGATCATGCAGACCGTAGGCCTTTATGATAAAATTGATATTTATTTAAAAGAGACACCGGGAATCGAGGTGGTTACAAACCTATATTATCTGCCGGTGAATGAAAATAATCTGGTTTATAAAGCGGCCCGGCTGCTTATGGATGAATTTCATGTCCTTCACGGTGTCCGCATTCACTTAAATAAATTTATTCCGGTTTCTGCCGGCATGGCCGGGGGGAGCAGCGATGCGGCAGCCGTTCTGTTTGGAGTCAACAAGATGTTTCAGCTTGGCCTGACAAGAGAAGAATTGATGGAACGGGGGGTAAAAATCGGGGCAGATGTGCCCTACTGTCTCATGAGAGGGACTGCCCTTAGTGAAGGAATCGGAGAAATCCTGACCCCTTTGCCGGATATGCCCCAGTGCCAGATCCTCATAGCAAAGCCAGGGATCAGCGTATCAACAAAGTTTGTCTATGAACATCTGGATTTATCTGTCTTAAGGAAAGAGGACCATCCGGACATTGACGGCATGATCCAGGCGATTGGGAATCATAACATTTACCAGGTATCGGAACGCCTTGGAAATGTGCTTGAGACGGTTACTATTCCGGAATATCCGGTGATCGCCCGGATTAAGGATAAAATAAAAGAATTGGGAGCGGTGAATGCCATGATGAGCGGAAGCGGTCCCACAGTATTTGGCATATTTACCAGCCCCAGGGCCGCACAGCAGGCTTATGAGGAATTGAGATACGGCGAAGCAAAAAACCTGGCAAAGCAGGTTTATCTGACGAATTTTTACAATACCAGGGAGGTTACCAATGAGCAATGATTTAAAGGTTAATATGAATGAATATCTGCCGCTTCGGGACGTGGTTTTTAACACACTGCGGCAGGCGATTTTAAAAGGAGAGCTGGCGCCGGGAGAGCGGCTTATGGAGATCCAGCTTGCGGAACGCCTTGGAGTCAGCCGCACCCCCATCCGGGAAGCCATCAGAAAGCTGGAACTGGAAGGTCTGGTGCTAATGGTACCAAGGAAGGGAGCGGAAGTCGCTAAGATCTCAGAAAAAAGCTTAAGGGATGTTTTGGAGGTCCGCAGATCCTTAGAGGAGCTGGCCATAGAACTGGCCTGCCAGCGCATGAACCGGGAGGCAGTGGATGAGCTTGAAAAGAAGCAGGAGGAGTTTAAGAACGCCGTTGAAAACGGAAATGCTATGGAAATTGCAGAGACAGATGAGGCCTATCATGATGTGATATATAAAGGGACCTGCAATGACCGTCTGGTGCAGATGATCAATAATTTAAGGGAGCAGATGTACCGTTACCGTTTGGAATACATTAAGGATGAGGACAAGCGCCAGATTCTTCTTCTGGAGCACGACAACATATTAAAGGCGGTCAGACAGCGGAAGGTCCAGGAAGCAAAGGAAGCCATGCGGGAGCATATTGATAATCAGGAGATTACCGTATCAAAGAATATCAAGGAACAGGAATAAGAAGGAGAGGTATCTTATGTCATTTAAGGAGAAGTATCTGGCCGGTGAGATAGAATTTGAAGCGATTGATGATTTTATTGAAGAATGGAATAACGGCAGCACCCCTGAAACCCTTGCCCGGTTTCTCGGCCTTAATGAAGAGGAAGAGGATGTATGGATTGAGGAAAGTGATGAAGCCTTAAAGGAGCTTATAGACAGGAAGGCCCAGGGTCATACTTCTATGCCCGGATAACTTGGGTTGTAATAGGAAAACATAAACAGAATTGGAAAAATTATAAAATAAATATAACCTTTCTTGACAAGGTGACAACGTATCATTATAATAAGTGGCATATTGTCACCTTGATGTGATTCTAAGGATTCACATGAAGTAACGGAAAGGAGAGGTGAAAAAATGCCAACGGAGCGGTTTTATCATCTTCCGGCAGCAAAAAAGAAAACAATCCGCGACGCCGCGTTGGGAGAGTTCACACGGGTGCCGTTTGAAAAGGCTTCTATCAATAAGATAATCCAGGCCGCAGGAATATCTAGAGGGAGCTTTTATACTTATTTTGAAGATAAGCGTGATGTCCTTGGTTACATTTTTGAAGATGCCGCTGAAAAATTTCAGAATGGCTGGGTGCGCTGCGCAGAAAGAAACGGCGGCGATCTTTGGAAGACGGCGGAATCATTTTTGTATTACAGCATAGTTCATACGGAGGAAAATGTACTGCAGCTGGTTAAGAACATTGTTGACAGTGAAAAGATGTTCGGCGTGACCAACCGCTTATGTAAGGAAAACACCCAGGGCCAGAAGGAAATGCAGGAGATGATGTATCATTCCATCGATACATCTGATTTTAAAGACCAAAGCATAGAAACCTTTGGAAAGCTGGTAACCATGATTTTCTTTGAACTTGCCCATTGCATGGGCTGGTACTATCATCATCCGGAAGATGAAGAAAAAATTAAGAAACTTTTCCGGGAAAAATTAGAAATTCTGCAATATGGAATTCGTAAACAACCGTTACAATCTTAATATGGCTAAATAAGGAGTTCAACATGATAAAGAAGAAAACATTCATTATTGCAGGGGCAGTTGTCATTGTGGCGGCAGTGGCAGGACTGACTTTTCCAAAGCTGATGGAAGGAAAAAAGAAAGAGCTTGTGGCAGAGGTTCCGCCTGCCGTGACCGCTGAAAAACCTCAGGTCAGGACCATTGAATTAAGCAGTGAGCTGGTCGGGACCATAGAGCCGGACAGCATTGTCCATGTTATGCCCCTTGGGGCCGGTGAGGTCACAAGTGTTGGGGTGAAAACCGGCGATTTGGTATCTGCGGGCCAGCTTCTCTGTGTCATCGACACAAAGCAGGTGGAAAGCTCCGGAATTACCATGGAGACCACCAGAATCACCTATGAAGACGCGAAAAAGAATTTAGACCGGATGACGGTTTTACACGCAGCCGGAGATGTGGCGGAGGCGGATTATCAGTCTCTGGTTGATAAGGTGGAAATGGCAAGGCTCCAATATGAGAATGCCAAAATTGCGTATAAGATTCAGACGGATAGCAGTCAGGTAACGGCTCCTATATCTGGACGGGTGGAAAGCTTTAATATCAGCGTACATGATATGGTGTCTCCCCAGACCACCCTTTGCGTCATATCAGGAGAAGGGGGGAAATCCCTGACCTTCTATGTTTCAGAACGAATCGTAGGAGGATTGAAGGCTGGAGATACCATCAAAGTAGAAAAGAACGGAACCAATCATGAAGCGTCCATTACGGAAGTGAGCACTATGATTGACCCGGCAAGCGGTTTATTCAAGGTAAAGGCATCCATTCCCAACGGAGATTCTCTGGCAACGGGAACTTCCGTGAAGCTATACGTTGTTTCCCAAAGGGCGGAAAGTGTCCTGACGGTTCCGGTTGACAGCGTTTATTATGAGGGCGGCAATCCCTTCATCTATACATATGCTGATGGAGTTCTAAAGAAAAATGCAGTGACCGTAGGATTATCAGACAATGAGTTCATAGAAGTCCAAAGCGGCATCTCCGCGGATGATCAGGTAGTGACCACATGGACCAGTGAGTTGTATGATGGTTCCAAGGTAACCCTTGTTGAAAATAGCGGAAATAAACCAGAGGCAGCAGAAGGCACGGCAGAAGCAGAAGGAACCGAGACGGAAGCTTCCGGTCCTGCACAGTAAGGGGGCGGTATTATGGGAATTACCAAAGGCGTTTTAAAGAGGCCCGTAACCACCATCTTAGTGGTATTATGCTTGTTTGTATTCGGTTTATCCTCTGTTTTATCCTCGAAAATGGAGCTGACGCCGGAAATGAATTTTCCAATGCTGCTGATCAGCAGCGTTTATCCGGGAGCCAATCCTGAGGACGTGAATGACCTGGTTACCAGACCGGTGGAAGAGGCGGTGGGAACCCTTTCCGGAATTAAGAATGTACAGTCCAGTTCCCAGGAAAATGTTTCCATTGTGGTGTTAGAGTATGAGTATGGTTCGGATATGAATAAAGCATATTCGGATTTAAAAAAGAAAATGGATAACCTTGATTTGCCCGATGACGTGGAAACGCCCAGCGTTATGGAATTCAACATCAATGAAATGCCTGTGGTGACTCTGGCAGTAAAGGATCCATCCCAGAACAATCTATACAATTATGTAAACGATAAGATCGTACCGGAATTTGAGAAGATTTCTTCCGTTGCCAGCGTAGGCATGAGCGGAGGACAGAAGGGCTATGTGAGCGTCCGCCTGATCCCGGAAAAGATGAACCAGTATCATCTTACCATGAACTCCATCAGCCAGGCAATCAAGGCGGCTGATTTTACTTATCCGGCAGGAAATACGGGAGTAGGTAAAAGAGATCTGTCAGTCAGCACGGGAGTCGAGGTAGGAAGCGTTGAGAGTCTAAAAAAGGTTCCGGTAGTAGCTGGTGACGGAAAAACCATTTATATGGAGGATATTGCCGATATTACGTCAACCTCTGAAAGCCAGGAAGCAATCGGACGGTATAATGGGGAAGATACCATTACCTTATCCATCAATAAGCAGCAGAAGAACAGTGCGGTGGATGTGTCAAAATCTGTGACCAGGACCATTGAAACCTTAAAAAGGGAGTTCCCGAACCTGGATATTGTAGTTATTGACGATACCAGCGATCAGATCACTTCCGCACTAAACAGTGTTAAGAATACCATGGTCATGGCTGTTGTCATATCCATGATCATTATTTTCCTGTTCTTTGGAGATATAAAGGCCTCTCTCATTGTAGGAAGTTCCATTCCAGTATCCATTCTGGTGTCTCTGATCTTAATGGCGGCCATGGGATTTTCCCTGAACGTTATCACCATGAGCAGTATTGTTCTTGGTGTGGGAATGATGGTGGATAACTCCATCGTTGTGATGGAGAGCTGTTTCCGTTCCCAAAAGGGCACCGGATTCCGGGAATATATGCAGGCAGCACTGGAGGGCACTGGAGTTGTACTGCAGTCTATTCTTGGAGGAACCATTACGACCTGTGTCGTATTCATTCCTCTTGCCCTCCTGGAGGGTCTGACAGGTCAGATGTTTAAGCCCTTAGGCTATACCATTGTATTCTGTATGCTGGCGTCCCTGCTTTCAGCCATCACCATTGTACCGCTGTGCTACAGCCGGTTCCGCCCTGTTGAAAAACAGAATTCTCCAATGGGCGGACTTGTAAAGGCTTTGCAAAACGGGTACCGAAGGATCGTGGATAAGCTGTTAAACAGGCGGGCTGCGGTTATGATCGTGTCGGTTCTGCTTTTGATCTCCTCTTTTGTCCTGGCTACCAGGCTGGGCTTTGAGCTGATGCCGGAGGTGGATCAGGGAACGATCACCGTTACTGCGGAAATCAAGCCGGGACTTAAAGTGGAAGAAGCAGATAAAATCTTAAAGAAGCTGGAAGACATCGTAACCAGCGAAGAAGATTTAAAATCCTATATGGTCAGCTATGGCGGAAGCGGCCTAAGCTTCAGCGGTGCAAAAAATGGAACCCTGACGGCATACTTAAAAAGCGACCGGAAGCTGTCCACAAACCAGATGGTCAATAAGTGGAAAAAGGCAATGAACCAGCTGCCCGACTGCAACGTCACTGTGGAGTCCACTTCCAGTATGAGCAGAATGAGCAGAATGAGCAGAATGAGCAGTAAGAAGGATTTTGAGGTAATCCTTCAAAGCTCCCAGCTGGATAAACTGAAAA is a window of [Clostridium] saccharolyticum WM1 DNA encoding:
- a CDS encoding P-II family nitrogen regulator; this encodes MKKLEIIIRSEKLESLKAILEGCKVNGLMISNVMGYGNQKGYTQMYRGTKYHVNLLPKVKVETVVPKELADPIIDAVVEEINTGSYGDGKIFVYDVEDAVRIRTGEHGREAL
- the ispE gene encoding 4-(cytidine 5'-diphospho)-2-C-methyl-D-erythritol kinase: MIRHLGLKAYGKVNLGLDVLRKREDGYHEVRMIMQTVGLYDKIDIYLKETPGIEVVTNLYYLPVNENNLVYKAARLLMDEFHVLHGVRIHLNKFIPVSAGMAGGSSDAAAVLFGVNKMFQLGLTREELMERGVKIGADVPYCLMRGTALSEGIGEILTPLPDMPQCQILIAKPGISVSTKFVYEHLDLSVLRKEDHPDIDGMIQAIGNHNIYQVSERLGNVLETVTIPEYPVIARIKDKIKELGAVNAMMSGSGPTVFGIFTSPRAAQQAYEELRYGEAKNLAKQVYLTNFYNTREVTNEQ
- a CDS encoding GntR family transcriptional regulator, which codes for MSNDLKVNMNEYLPLRDVVFNTLRQAILKGELAPGERLMEIQLAERLGVSRTPIREAIRKLELEGLVLMVPRKGAEVAKISEKSLRDVLEVRRSLEELAIELACQRMNREAVDELEKKQEEFKNAVENGNAMEIAETDEAYHDVIYKGTCNDRLVQMINNLREQMYRYRLEYIKDEDKRQILLLEHDNILKAVRQRKVQEAKEAMREHIDNQEITVSKNIKEQE
- a CDS encoding TetR/AcrR family transcriptional regulator, whose translation is MPTERFYHLPAAKKKTIRDAALGEFTRVPFEKASINKIIQAAGISRGSFYTYFEDKRDVLGYIFEDAAEKFQNGWVRCAERNGGDLWKTAESFLYYSIVHTEENVLQLVKNIVDSEKMFGVTNRLCKENTQGQKEMQEMMYHSIDTSDFKDQSIETFGKLVTMIFFELAHCMGWYYHHPEDEEKIKKLFREKLEILQYGIRKQPLQS
- a CDS encoding efflux RND transporter periplasmic adaptor subunit, which translates into the protein MIKKKTFIIAGAVVIVAAVAGLTFPKLMEGKKKELVAEVPPAVTAEKPQVRTIELSSELVGTIEPDSIVHVMPLGAGEVTSVGVKTGDLVSAGQLLCVIDTKQVESSGITMETTRITYEDAKKNLDRMTVLHAAGDVAEADYQSLVDKVEMARLQYENAKIAYKIQTDSSQVTAPISGRVESFNISVHDMVSPQTTLCVISGEGGKSLTFYVSERIVGGLKAGDTIKVEKNGTNHEASITEVSTMIDPASGLFKVKASIPNGDSLATGTSVKLYVVSQRAESVLTVPVDSVYYEGGNPFIYTYADGVLKKNAVTVGLSDNEFIEVQSGISADDQVVTTWTSELYDGSKVTLVENSGNKPEAAEGTAEAEGTETEASGPAQ
- a CDS encoding efflux RND transporter permease subunit, translating into MGITKGVLKRPVTTILVVLCLFVFGLSSVLSSKMELTPEMNFPMLLISSVYPGANPEDVNDLVTRPVEEAVGTLSGIKNVQSSSQENVSIVVLEYEYGSDMNKAYSDLKKKMDNLDLPDDVETPSVMEFNINEMPVVTLAVKDPSQNNLYNYVNDKIVPEFEKISSVASVGMSGGQKGYVSVRLIPEKMNQYHLTMNSISQAIKAADFTYPAGNTGVGKRDLSVSTGVEVGSVESLKKVPVVAGDGKTIYMEDIADITSTSESQEAIGRYNGEDTITLSINKQQKNSAVDVSKSVTRTIETLKREFPNLDIVVIDDTSDQITSALNSVKNTMVMAVVISMIIIFLFFGDIKASLIVGSSIPVSILVSLILMAAMGFSLNVITMSSIVLGVGMMVDNSIVVMESCFRSQKGTGFREYMQAALEGTGVVLQSILGGTITTCVVFIPLALLEGLTGQMFKPLGYTIVFCMLASLLSAITIVPLCYSRFRPVEKQNSPMGGLVKALQNGYRRIVDKLLNRRAAVMIVSVLLLISSFVLATRLGFELMPEVDQGTITVTAEIKPGLKVEEADKILKKLEDIVTSEEDLKSYMVSYGGSGLSFSGAKNGTLTAYLKSDRKLSTNQMVNKWKKAMNQLPDCNVTVESTSSMSRMSRMSRMSSKKDFEVILQSSQLDKLKSVSKQMVDELTQNPQLIKVHSDLENAAPVVKVRVDPIKAAAEGIAPSSIGSLLNGMLSGTKASTMDVAGQEVDIKVEYPEDSYDTLDKVEGIMIPNSSGGSVALTDIADIGYEDSPTAINRKNKQYLVTITGSFTDVVKTAKDKEAAKKNIDETIVNKYLNDMVTRAKNSEDESMQEEFSSLFKAIATAIFLIFIVMAAQFESPKFSLMVMTTIPFSLIGSFGFLAAAGVAISMPSLLGFLMLIGTVVNSGILYVDTVNQYRATMDKRTALIEAGATRLRPILMTTLTTVVAMIPMAMAIGKNGETMQGLALVNVGGLTASTILSLLMLPIYYSLMSGKTDKNLLPD